Proteins from a genomic interval of Tenacibaculum sp. SZ-18:
- a CDS encoding SprT-like domain-containing protein, whose translation MENILQKYIAKKSIPLVVYLINEHKVNLKIVNERQTKHGDFRALQNGKTQITVNNNLNKHQFLLTLIHEIAHHVTYKKFGRVQPHGKEWKTVFQHLMLPFIQPDIYPPHILPYLANHMKNPKASTDADVKLSLVLREGMAKPGKSFIFDIPMESVFQYKNTLYRRGNKRRTRYECINLSNKRVYLFNQNVEVLPVNQ comes from the coding sequence TTGGAAAATATCCTACAAAAATACATAGCTAAAAAATCAATTCCTCTAGTAGTTTACTTAATTAATGAACACAAAGTAAATCTGAAAATTGTAAACGAAAGACAAACAAAACATGGTGATTTTAGAGCTTTACAAAATGGTAAAACTCAAATTACTGTAAACAATAATTTGAATAAGCATCAATTCTTGTTAACCTTAATCCATGAAATCGCTCATCATGTAACCTATAAAAAATTTGGACGAGTTCAACCACATGGTAAAGAATGGAAAACTGTTTTTCAGCATTTAATGTTACCTTTTATACAACCAGATATTTACCCTCCACACATTCTTCCTTATCTGGCGAATCACATGAAAAATCCGAAAGCCAGTACTGATGCAGATGTAAAATTATCATTAGTATTAAGAGAAGGTATGGCAAAACCGGGAAAGAGTTTTATATTTGATATTCCTATGGAAAGTGTATTTCAATACAAAAACACGCTTTACAGACGCGGAAATAAGAGAAGAACACGCTATGAGTGCATTAATTTATCGAACAAACGCGTTTATCTGTTTAATCAGAATGTAGAAGTTTTACCCGTAAATCAATAA
- a CDS encoding mannose-1-phosphate guanylyltransferase translates to MKNNFYAVIMAGGVGSRFWPVSTQKFPKQFHDMLGTGQSLIQRTFERINELVPTSNIMIATNENYEKLVLQQIPQLNTKQLLLEPEMRNTAPCILYSALKIYNQNPEAVILVAPSDHWIKDESEFLRNIKTSFEACANKDILMTLGIQPDHPNTGYGYIQYENADSEIKKVKNFTEKPDLATAESFLESGDYLWNAGIFVWSAKSILKAFKAYLPEMVAVLDDGNNVYNTDFEDDFIKNNYKDCENISIDFGIMERAENVHVLPVDFGWNDLGTWGSLYGKLKKDEDDNAVVGANVIFRDARGNMIRTENGKRVVIQGLEDFIVVEKKDIIMICPRKDDQDIKKIMAEARDSFGKKFV, encoded by the coding sequence ATGAAGAATAATTTTTATGCCGTAATTATGGCTGGTGGAGTCGGATCTAGATTCTGGCCAGTTAGTACACAAAAGTTTCCAAAGCAATTTCATGACATGTTAGGAACTGGACAATCTTTAATTCAACGAACGTTTGAACGTATTAATGAATTGGTTCCAACAAGCAATATTATGATTGCTACAAATGAAAACTACGAGAAATTAGTACTTCAACAAATTCCTCAGTTAAACACGAAACAGTTATTACTTGAGCCAGAAATGAGAAATACTGCGCCTTGTATTTTATATTCGGCATTAAAAATTTATAATCAAAACCCAGAGGCTGTTATTCTTGTTGCGCCATCTGATCATTGGATCAAAGATGAAAGTGAATTTTTAAGAAACATAAAAACGTCATTTGAAGCTTGTGCTAACAAGGATATTCTAATGACTTTAGGAATTCAACCTGATCATCCGAATACTGGTTATGGTTACATTCAATATGAAAACGCTGATTCTGAAATAAAAAAAGTAAAAAACTTTACTGAAAAACCTGACTTAGCAACTGCTGAATCATTTCTTGAAAGTGGTGACTACCTTTGGAATGCAGGAATTTTTGTTTGGTCTGCTAAAAGTATTCTGAAAGCATTTAAAGCTTATTTGCCTGAAATGGTAGCTGTTCTTGACGATGGAAATAATGTTTACAATACAGACTTTGAAGACGATTTCATTAAAAACAACTACAAAGATTGTGAGAATATTTCTATTGACTTTGGAATCATGGAACGTGCAGAAAATGTTCATGTACTACCTGTAGATTTCGGCTGGAATGATTTAGGGACCTGGGGATCTTTATATGGTAAACTAAAGAAAGACGAAGACGATAATGCAGTTGTAGGAGCCAATGTTATATTTAGAGATGCTAGAGGAAACATGATTCGTACTGAAAACGGAAAACGTGTTGTTATTCAAGGATTGGAAGATTTTATTGTGGTTGAAAAGAAAGATATTATAATGATTTGTCCAAGAAAGGATGACCAAGATATCAAAAAAATCATGGCAGAAGCTCGTGATTCTTTCGGTAAAAAATTCGTTTAA